The sequence AGGCCACCTGCCTAGCACAATTGCATTTAATGCTGAATGATTAGCTTGAATAGTACAAATAGCCCTAAAAGTCTccatttattatgaaaatgagGAAGGAAGAGCCTAATGGGATATAAATTTATCTAGTTGTGCAGAGATAGCACATCCTGGAAAAGTAGGAAGggaaaatataaagaaggaTAAGGGCAAAACGAGGGGGACATAGAAAAAAGACCAGAGAAAACTCTAGAGAGAATtgtagagagaaagaaaggattCCTAGAACATCTTAGTGGTTTTGTTCTTGAGAAAAAGTTTGTAACACTtataggttctaaagatttaggatGAATGTttagaattatattttctatgtgttggcaaaccaagaACAAAACATGTTTAGTCTATGTCTTAGACAATGCTCAAAGGTGTATATTTCAAGCTTCAAGTTCGAGTTGACTACAGAAAAGAGGAGTCAGAATCTGccaagctcgatcgatcgagaattaggcCCTATCGATCGAGAATCgcagaaaaatattttctgtagaattttaaatcaggcccaagcccacgaaaacgtttagggtttcaatctAACTCGTCCACATATGAAAGGGAAACCCTAGCAACGTTTTTCAGacttttggaagacttgtgtgttactttttgtgagatctgagaagttttgtaccttctaactacacaagcGTCTACCGAAGCAAAATCTATAATCAAGCGGCGGTAGAACCTAGTTGCTGCCACAAAGATCAACAACTGAGGGTGATTTGAAACCTTTGaatgggatctcaaagtcacaagcgtgggtgcttgtgttgcagTAAATCCAAAAAGAGAAGGAGTTCGTGGATTCAGAGCTTACACGTGATTATGTTAGTAAGTTactacttgaggtagcaatagatttaagattaaatctgattgtaaaagcttcaattctcttataatGGATTTGCTTTATCCTAAGGAttgttaggttaaatcctccccatgATTTTACCTTGAAAGAGTTTGTTTTATTgattttcctaagtcatcatattgtagtgttatttacttttcgcTGCTTttcatgatatgatttattattgttcaacctagatctgaataattaacctaagtaatcacttggctaatatattaggttaaacaatctggtttaaggggtctaaacagaacaaacaagtggtatcagagcgggttagcTCTTGTTTATAGGTATCTATACTttgagttgatccttgacccctgctATCATGGAATACGGccactctcttgtgatccctCCTCACTTTGATGGAAATAAATATGCTTATTGGAAGGTTAGGATGAAAGCCTTCTTGAAATCAATTGATGAGAGAGTATGGCTTTCTGTTGAGAACAGTTGGGAAAGACCAACCACTGCTACTGGTGAATGGACTACAGCCCAAAAGGAAGCAGCAAGCTTTAATAGTAAGGTTATGAATGCAATATTcaatgctgtttctatggaaGAATATAAGAGGATCTCAAATGTGGAGATTGCTCACACTGCATGGAACATTTTGCAAATAGTGCATGAAGGCACTATGgcagtaaaaattaataaactacCGCAATTGACCTCTAGATTTGAAAGCCTTAAAATGTCTGATGATGagtcttttgatgaattttatgcTAAGTTGAATGATATTGtcaattttgcttttaatttggGTGAAgtttatgatcaacctaaaattgtgaggaaaattgttaagaaaattCTTAGATCATTAACTGAGGACTTTAGACCAAAAGTGACTGCCataattgaaagtaaaaatGTTGATTCCATTCTTGgagatgaacttgtaggatttCTTTAGTCCTATGAATCTGACTTACTAAAAACTAATAAATCCAAATATATGGCCTTGGAATCTGTTAATGATGTTGATTGTGGATTTGATCATGAACTATCATCTACTGAGATTGCTTATCTTGCtaagaactttagaaattttttgagaaataataatagaagTGCAAGAAATAGAAACAATGTTGACCCTAAGATtgtgaagaagaatgaaaactaaaaataacaattctgaaaaatcaaaagataaagtTATTTAATCTTCTAACAATTCTTGAGGACAACAGTGTTTTGGTTGTTAGAGGTATGATCATCTAAAATCTAAATGTCCAACATTTTTGAGATCTAAAGGAAAAGCTATGGTTTTCACTTtaagtgatgatgaagtttttgaTTATGACTATGAAAGTGATTAAGAAGGAAACTTTATGACTttcactactactactactgtgGTAAATGAAACTGAGACTACTGATGAGAATCCTTTTGATAAGGAACTCTCTAAGAATGCTTACTTGTTGCAAGAGGCTTATAACAAGCTTTGCAAGATTGCCGCAAAAGATGCCATGAGTGTTGATCTAAGGCTAAAAATGATAAACACCCaagagaagaaatttttttttggttcaaattgAGAAATTGTTTGAAGCTAATGAACTCTTAAATTCTGTTAAGATTGAGAACCTGTCTTTGcttgaaaaagttaaaagtttagaatttgaattatctgttgctagagaacaactAGATAGGTCTTCTACTTCTAAACTAGATGAAATGCTAAATGTTTAGAAATCTGTTTAAGATAAGATAGGATTAGGGTTTGTTGAGAGTGGTTCTTCTTATGTTGTTCATCCTCCCAAGTTTGTACCTACTACATCTACTTCTATCGTTCATCCATCTTTGTCTGAACTTAAGGTACATAAGGAAGAAGTTCTAGCTTCTAGAAGAACTAGGGTAGATCTAAGTGAGTCAAAACATAAGAATACCAATCACTCTGGAAGTAAGAAACAACACAAACCTCAATAGTTTTTTCATTCCTGTGGTGGAGTTGGGCATACTCAGCCAAATTGCTTTAAGATGCATGCTTCAAAGCAAGCATCCAAACAAAAGTGTCTGTGCcaaaagcacaagatcctatgacACTTATTCATGAATTGGTAAAGGTTCTTAACCTTTATGCCAATATTGGAGCTAAGATTAGGGCTAGTTCTAATAGAAACCAAAACTCCAAGTTTGCATCTAAAAGATTCAGGATGTAAAAGACTCAATCTTAGTGAGTCTGTCTGACATGGTCTTTGTGTTAATTCTTTCAAGCTCACGtgactaaaactttttttattagggtttgcatttgcatttcattctagttttgtttttgatgttttttagtttttactttaaaaaaaattttaaaatcagaaaaaaatagggtttttgtattatacatctTCAAGATGTGTAATAAAGGTTGACctatgaaaattaaatttcatgACTGTATACTTTGTTTAGCTTTGatgagctttattttttttttctagacttTGCTAATTTGTGCTATGTAGTGCTTATattgtgtgagttgtttatggtttttaaacacatgctattgattttgaagtcacattattttgattgtaaggactaaaaaatcctatgaaaaaggcataaataaccatctcaccaatGCTACTTGTCAATCATGAACACTTGTGTGCAAATCATAAACTCCCTGCTCGGTAAGTTATAGTACTTGCACAGCAAGATATTTAAGGTGTTgctatcaaaataaattaaagaagcaaaaagcaaaaagtaaaacaaagaaaaatatgcttcaaaataaaaagaaaagcaaaggaaattgttataaaaaaaattgcatggttgcaagcgtgttttctaggagatgtgaaaGTGATATGATGTAACtttttaggtgatagtcactttcaaacttatgtaattgataatgtagaaattgtgcttATTTTCCATCTAAATATCACCTTTGGGGTAACTCATACGCTTAATATTTGCATACACCACAAGCAAGTCTTTGTTAAACTCTGTACATGTGATTGCGTGTCAATATTTGTGGCCATCCACGATTTAACTTCttgatatgtttaatacttttTGAGGGTGTGAGGAACGAAGtatatgatgaaatttttttaggcttggaaaattttctcttgaaattttgtttttgtaaaacATTTGAAATCATGAACATGCATTTCATATCATAAAAAACTGGTTTGCAAATGTTTTCGCACAAAAGTTtctagatttttcaaaatttctgaTTCTTCAACatttgatcgatcgaaccttttttcaaccaatcaaaaagaaaaagaaaattctagtTTTAAGGCTAAAACTCTCGGGTTGTCTCGATTCCTCTTCTATTCCTCTCAATCAGtcaaatatgtttttaaatGATTTTCGATTCCTGTCTCGATTCCTTCCGACCGATCGAAActtgtattttaaaaacaaataggAATTAGATCAAATGTTCTTCTgtgtttttatcttcttcttcgaTCCCTCTCTCGATCCCTTCttactcaaaatttttttgtctttttctgaCTCAAAGTTTCAAAGGTTTTCTTCCTCAACATTAGGTAAGACTATTTTaccctttctttttgtttaaattacatgcattcttgcattttttataaattttttcaaaattttcaaataaaaaagatttagggtttttggagATCTTGAGTATTTTGATCCATGCATCATATAAACATGATTCTCAtgctttaatttaaaaaacttcATGTTTTCTTCAAAAGTctcaaaattagggtttatgtGTTCTTGAGAGAATTGtgaattttgttcaattgggctaaattaattctaattaactcttgatattatttaattgagtatttataacatgttttgtacTTGTTCTGTTGTTCAATTATTCAATATGAGAGCTTttgaaaattagggttttcaaaAATGGGGTTTTTgataaatttctaattttcttggtCAATTTTCACAATTGTCATGAAATTGAACTATTTTAGAGCATTAGATCATGCATCATCTATGTACTGGTGTTATGCATcatatagtttttcaaaaatatcatgTTATCCAGTCTCTAACTCAATCTAATGCAGTCTGCCCTGGTTtctatttgtcttttatttaatctttagACATGGTTCCTAAGGTTGGTaggaaattcaaaaccaaagcaAATAGAAACACTGCTTGTTCTTCTTGTACCTCTCCCTTGGTTGACAGGGTTAGGTTTCTTTCTACTAAGACTGAGGAAGTCTATAAGACCTTAACAAAGTATAGGTCTATataggggagagagagagagagagagagagagagagagagagattgttttaaGTGAGTTAGTTCCTTCTATACGTAGAAATCTAGTGTCTAGGTATTGGGTTTCCTTATGTGATGTGTCTAATCCTCCTTTTGCTACTTTGATTAAAGAGTTTTACTcaaatattttgatttattcTAAGGTTACAGGTGGTCATTAATTGACTTCTTGGATTAGAGGTAAAGAGTTTAGGTGTTTAGTTTTCGAAGCTCTAGGTGTACCTTTATTTGCTCTGTGGTAGGTCAGTTTCTTGGGAATTTGAACCAAGAATAAACTTATGTGAGTTTATTGAGcttaattatctttatttaagGATATCTCACCATAATATCTATCATATCTCTCATGTTCATACTATTCCTATATATAGGTGTGCATTCCTTTATGCTCTCATCACTGATGGATCTATgtgttttccttctcttttcattCAAACTATTGTTGATATTCATAGAAGTAAGTGTAAAGCACAAAAGATGTTCTTTcctgtgtatatatatagggtcTTGAAAATTCTAGGGTCATCAGGTTTTACTCCTCTAGAGTTAGTTCATATCACTACCCCTATAGGAGCTACTTTTCTTAGAAAATGACAGGCTCAGATGAAGAGTGCTGAACCAAGCACTGGGACTTCAAAGAGACCAAGAGGTGAGGCTTCTATTGCAGCTCCTGCCTTTGGTGATATGACTATTGCTGAGGAGATACATGTGGATCCTACTGCTGCTATGGATCCTTCTAGTGATAATGATCCTTTTTGGTGATATACTATCATTGACTATGATAGTATATTTGatgttttttcatttgatattttgtttatcTCTTAAGTTTTGTGAATTCAAGTTCAGCTTTTATTTATTGGATTTCTATTGTATTTTCCTCACTTGCGTTTATGGTTTATTTTCAGTCTTTCAGGAATTTATAGGTTAATTCTTTCAATAGCTGTTGTTTATACTAGCAACTAATAGTTAGTAGATGTGATAGAATTGTATTAGGGGCAATACATTGTATTTGGGCTGGTGTTTGATTAGAGCATTTCATTCTGTATGTATGTTTTGTCATTgattgccaaaggggaagattgttaggttctaaagatttaggattaaatgtttagaattatattttgtatatgttggcaaaccaagaACAAAATATGTTTGGTCTATGTGTTAGACAATGCTCAAAGGTATATGTTTTAAGCTTCAAGTTCGAGCTGACTGCAGAAAAAAGGAGTCAAAATCTGTCaagctcgattgatcgagaattagGCCCGATTGATCAAGAATCGTAGAAAaagtttttctgcagaattttaaattAGGCCCAAGACCTCGAAAACGTTTAAGGTTTTAATCTAACTTGTTCACATATAAAAGAGAAACCCCAGCAACGTTTATCAAacttttggaagacttgtgtgttactctttgtgagatctgagaggtttgtaccttctaactacacaagcATCTATCGGAGCGAGATCTACAATCAAGCAGTGGTAGAACCTAGTTGCTGCTACAATGATCAACAACTGAgggtgatctgaaaccttttagtgggatctcaaagtcataagCGTGGGTTGTACACACCGCATTTTGTATCCCTTACGACTCAGGCCCCTGTTCCCTAAAGATACTCGAACTCTAACGCCCAAGGCCAATTTAAAGCCCAATCAGATATCAATTTGACTTaaggagtgttaaaatggaaataATATGACCAAATTGGCCCTCGGCTTGCGCATAAGGGTCGCGGCCTACGTACGCAACCTTAAGCATGTGTAAGCAAGCACATTCCTACGTATGCAACTAGGGTTTCAGAAGCATAAGACAAATTTTCTGCAATAATGGCTGAGGTTTGAAACGAATCCCACATCATCTGGGAGTCATTCtaaaccccatttttttttcactataaaAAGTCTTatatggtacattttcaaagcACACAAAAATCCCACgagaaaaacctaagattcattAGAAAATAGTTAATCAAaatggagtttttcacaaaacaccctaaagtcaattttatttgattgtgacATTTTCTAGCCCCAATCCTTTTAGTTCAACATTGCTTATCacttttgtaagtgcacaattgcacctggccccaagaacagttacgggctcaggcccaacgagccttaaacaatgtaatttgtagagtgtgggcttgaaacccaggttagaagtgtttgaggattaaatagcaagctaaagatgataaacacttaaaaacaacaaagaatgctatgaatcaatctgctcggacgtaagccgagaactgttcttatataatttctctctccttctttttctctttcttttaggttacaaaaagggAGATCCCctctttctgtcttagattcccccttaaatactactctcttgaataccttttacacgtgttgctttacctccccttcaacctagatatttcttttcccagtgcctttgaatagtaaccagaagtttctcttccactgttcaggtgtcacttccccatcaatgcggtcagggtggtaggtgcagggtctttaatgtggaggtagcagcctttatctttgacatttcttcaacaccagtgcttctggggcattctagggtttaccccttttaaccattggtcttaaccgtgtcatcccctaatctttattgcgaaaccctgagttcttcggtgtccgtccgaggataagttcaccctcggctgtatcctcggaccctcggcgtatgggccgacccatagtaccaacaaattctaaatccagtagcaggtcggccttccttaacacggcccaaaaggcccacattctcatcaggattTTTTCGCCCCCCACAActttcttatttgtttgtgaATAAAAAGCTTGGAAAGCTTTTGTTTAAGGTATTAAGTCTAACccttctcttctatttttcttcctttttttttcttttcttttgggttttaatcttgttttttttgcttagtttatgtTTGTACATGTTTGTATAGTTTagccctttttttattttttattttttttattattatttttttttgtaaattaggTTGTTAGTTTGTTCTTTTAAAGTCCTTCTCTGTTTCTGTGCTTTTAGGTTTTCGAGGCAAGGATCTGTGCATGCATGATCTAGCCTACGTACGTAGGCTTGATTCTACATACGCGGACTTTAATATttgaagctcgacagctgtatttatcgagaattacgaaatttaGATTTCTAGATCtgtttttcacgcatatccaagctatttgtgtagggtttcttttctcataactctaaacatatataaggattattttaagggacGTAAGATgtgatgcaacttgatgcaaagtgattattcactcaaattgtgacCGAAGATAATTTGTcatagttcatctttctctggaagaagctgctgcgtttgtgcgccaagggttttgtaaccaatgagcttctggatcttcatcatgtggatgaaatgaagaacttttcagctaacatctttctcaaattggtgtgttagtcacgtacttggattcgtGCATCAATTGTTACTCACGTACTTGGATCCCTgtatcaattggttagtcacgtattgggagtcgtgcattgaaagaagagattgtcactacattacaaatCCAATTGTGTGTTGGGGTaggggttcaactataggttggtataaggtactgagattcctttacttgtaaccgcttgttttgataatagttgattcttaaaagtggtgaccttaaattcacccggtggggttttgcctcgaaggttttccccattcgtaaacaaatcacctttgtcaaatttaatttctgctgcatttagttatttggtgatttgtatgtgctaccacgcgtattgcatgttaaattgacttaattaattcacttggctaattaattggttaatttacctaaggggtcaatacattcttggcctgtCAAGGTCCTTTCTTGAAAGGATGTTATATTCATGGTTCTTAGACCATATAACTAGGTAGTGACTACTCCCCCCCCCCTGCCTTGTGCCCACatgggtgcttgtgttgcagTAAATCCAAGAAGTGAAGGAGTCCgtggattcggagcttgcacgtggtcgtgtcagtaagtgaTAGGCAAAAAATGTAtcgaccccttgtgatgaattaattgattaattagccaagtttattaattaatcaaattaacatgcaaacgcatggtaacacaaaaaaatcaccaattaactaaagtatgcagcggaaaacaaattgacatggtgatttgtctACAAATAGGGAAAACatacatggcaaaaaccctaccaggtgattttaaggtcaccactcccaagaatttactattatcacaacaagcggttacaagtaaagaaatctaagtactttataccaacctacaattgaactcttaccccaatatccaattagacttgttctatagtggcaatctctcatttcaatgcacgtCTCCTAATACATGACTAATCAATTACGCggatcccaatacatgacttaaatcaccaactagagaaagtgttggttgcaaagttcttcagttaatcacacgatgaagatcgagAAGCTCCTTTGTCACAAAACTCTACGGTGTATAAACATAgtagcttcttcacaagaaaaatgaactagggcaaattctatCTCTGGTcataatttgcatgaacaaactttgctcaacacttgtgcaacttgtgtcacctttgacggcccttaaaataatccttttatatgtctagagttgtgagaaaagaaagcccaaacatacaatcacagattggatgaaaaacagactagaaattctgagtttcataaacctcgacagataccctatctgttgAGCTGCTGTTGAGCCAcgggctagaacagctcttcaagactcgatagatactaactgtcgagctttaatgaatagtacttctcacacttgaatcttggatagacttgcatggttttaacacttaaatttgaaacaaagtttcttgaagcattaaacacatcctagatctacttaattacaaataaagtacattttgtcaaaggattaaccaattacataataTAGTGATATATGTTCCCAACATTGaatcatatatgtcctaacaatctccctctttggaaatccgtgacaaaaccacaacaaaaaaaatgaacatatgaaataagttataaatcactcaattcatattcacttgttaattacaataaaatctatcctaacacaaactcttgaaaaactttgcaagaagagagttcatggcaaggaagaatTCAACAACTTGTATGTtaatgacatattttatgtaattggctaatcttttgacaaaacgcactttatttgtatttggattgatctaggatgtgtttaatactttaaagaacatgttgttcaagtctagtattaaagccatgaagattggaccaagaaataagtgaagaaaaggtgtttactattgctggacacctgcggatagcttctggacacctgctggacagTTGCTCGAAAGATAGCTATTtgatcgaggtttaatgaggcttgatagatgctatctatcgagattatggaaatcaaaattttcagatttgatatTTGGGCTagacttttgtatttgtgtagggtttcttttcttacaaccctaggcatatataaggcatattttagagaccgtcacataagagaatacaaggagaacaattgcaaaaggtgaccaaagccttattctctctagaagAAGCTACTGCTTCTTTgcgccttaaggttttgtaaccaagtacttcttgatcttcattgttaatgaagtgaagaactttgcaaccaacattcttcttctttagttggtgagtgagtcacgtattgcgattcgtgcaaaggagttagtcacgtttTGAAAtccatgcatcaaagggtggcgttcatatattgaagagtttaaacgttctgaagcggtagaaggtttctgctgtgagttcatctacggggattttAGAGTTTAGGGagaaaggttttgtactagatctgaaacttccctttactatagtgaattacttttcgggaaggttttcccccaggttttttactatgaaactggttggtttcattggttttcttgggtcatcatatcttgtcttatttatttttgcgctgcacttagttttgacatgatattgatttttgtttgttttaacaagttttatacataataaatctaattaataacttagatttaaaacttgttaattttatcaatcggggtctaaatttctcaacaaatggtatcagagcgggtacactctgattggattaatttcctgaatgtgatccttgacccctgttgtcatggaaatttttagtgagttattaaaagttttgagctttttaactcaatttcaggagaattatatttcctctatgtcctttaatagtcatactaggacatgtgccttttcatcttcacagccaaagactcgtgctgtgtgggtgagaaaggagcgtaagacttaattgtcttttatgtttgtcctctgctttaattcctTCTATCTAAAATAGGACTctttttgcttgatttttttttttctgcttttaAAATCacgctttcatgcatctgcattaTTCTATTATGCCTTCAtgtatttgcatctttctttcatgctttcatgattgtttgtctgtttttgtttggttgtttagtttttattttgttttgttttcaaaataaaagattgagaaaaattagaaaaatataaaaacagtgtgtgtttgtgtacatcggttcttgtgaaccttaaaatgaccattgaaacagagttttctaaactttgtatctcttgcagcttagatgaacatctctatgcacaattaagcaagtgagctttgtggctctttgtttatgatgagtaaggttaagtgatttcttgaacttaacactcgtatcactctttttgacgggtaggacaagaaaatcctaagagaaatgcataaataaccatttcaccactgttactcgccaatcatgatataACATCTGTAcacttcggcatagcaaaagtgcaatgtcaatgacatttgtatgcttcggcatagcaaaagttcAATGTCagaagcttaacataattgggtatttcttttctctctttcatatacccatgcatgatttgcttaacaaaaagaaaaaatgcaaagaaaataaaagcaaaaagataaaaaaatgctttaaatatgattgcaagcgtgttttctaggagatgtgggagttataggatgtaccttgaaggtgatagtccccatcaaataattataattgtgtgtgagttaaagtgtttttctcatatctcaaatcatcataacttTGAGACACATATGTAATCTTGCGacgttttcacacacaacacgcaatattctttgctgcTCTTGATActtgtgtaggtacaatgtgatttggccatcataaggtttacatgcgttgatgtatgctcactaaaatttcttaacttgtttttgaaatataaaattggttaaacttgtttagtgtgtgtgtgctTTTGGGATCTCatatgcttaactctttgttggttgagagatgttttgagaggttaaattGTTGATTGGgtcattggctgagttgcatgtttgattgcatccatatctatgttttttctcttcttgaaaaactgttttcaagCCATCTCGACActtcctcgacacctctcgatacctggcttatctgtcgagttcTACTGTTAcctcttatcgcaatctcgacacctctcgatagctaggtggatcgatcaagaaagtttctgtctcctcgatagcttctcgatagccgTTTTATCCACCGaggtatgctcgatagcttctcgacacctctcgatccatcaagatcCTCaacatgcattgtttttcaaatgttttgcatgtttcttttatcttgtcatccatagcattttgtttcattacattcatgaatttttatggattctttgtgcccctttgatcatccttgatcatctttatgtttcttggGTAAAGTTTTCTAGCTTCCTGTATCCTCTAtcaatcgtgacaaaaagggggagaaattggagaatttgtggcttttttcttgaatattttacaagttagggggagaaatacattcctttgtaacggggagatgtgtttcatcttcttAGGGGGTgtgtttagggtttaggggttagggtttagggtttagggtttagggttttagggtttagggtttagggtttaaggttttagggtttagggtttagggtttagggtgtagggtttaagggtttaacggtttggggtttggggtttagggttttg comes from Castanea sativa cultivar Marrone di Chiusa Pesio chromosome 3, ASM4071231v1 and encodes:
- the LOC142629271 gene encoding uncharacterized protein LOC142629271 yields the protein MEYGHSLVIPPHFDGNKYAYWKVRMKAFLKSIDERVWLSVENSWERPTTATGEWTTAQKEAASFNSKVMNAIFNAVSMEEYKRISNVEIAHTAWNILQIVHEGTMAVKINKLPQLTSRFESLKMSDDESFDEFYAKLNDIVNFAFNLGEVYDQPKIVRKIVKKILRSLTEDFRPKVTAIIESKNVDSILGDELVGFL